In Sphingomonas sp. BGYR3, the genomic stretch GGCGCAGGGGTCGGTCTTCACCAACAAATATGCCGAAGGCTATCCGGGCAAGCGTTACTATCAGGGCTGCCACCCGTCCGACACCGTCGAAACGCTGGCGATCGAGCGGGCAAAGGCGCTGTTCGGTTGCGGTTTCGCCAATGTTCAGCCCCATTCGGGGGCGCAGGCGAACGGCGCGGTGATGCTGGCGCTGGTCAAGCCAGGCGACACGATCTTGGGCATGAGCCTGGATGCCGGCGGCCACCTGACCCACGGTGCCAAGGCGGCGATGAGCGGCAAGTGGTTCAATGCCGTTCAATATGGCGTCGATCCGGTCACCCACCTCATCGATTACGACGCGGTCGAGGCGCTGGCCGTCGAGCATCAGCCCAAGCTGATCATCGCGGGCGGTTCCGCCTATCCGCGGGTCATCGACTTTGCCCGGTTCCGCGCCATCGCGGACAAGGTTGGCGCGTTCTTCATGGTCGACATGGCGCATTTCAGCGGCATCGTGGCGGCGGGTCAGCATCCCTCGCCCTTTCCCCATGCCCATGTCGCCACCACGACCACGCACAAGACGCTGCGCGGCCCGCGCGGCGGCATGATCCTGACCAATGACGAGGCGCTGGCCAAGAAGTTCAATTCGGCGGTGTTTCCGGGGATGCAGGGCGGCCCGCTGATGCACGTCATCGCGGCCAAGGCCGTGGCGTTCGGCGAGGCGCTGCAGCCCGATTACAAGACCTATATCCGTGCCGTCGTCGAAAACGCCAAGGTGCTGGCCGCGACGCTGAAGGAGCGGGGGGCCGATGTGATCGCGGGCGGCACCGACACGCATCTGGCGCTCATTGACCTGCGTCCGCTGGGCGTCACCGGCAAGGATGCTGACGAGGCGCTGGAGCGGGCGGGCATCACCTGCAACAAGAACGGGATCCCCAACGACCCGCTGCCGCCGGCCAAGACCAGCGGCATCCGCGTGGGCACGCCTGCGGGCACGACGCGCGGCTTCGGGGTCGCCGAATTCCGCGAAATCGGCCACATGGTCGCCGATGTGCTCGACGGCCTGAAGAACAAGGGCGAAGGCGGCGATCCGGCGGTAGAGGCGGATGTCCGCGCCCGCGTCCGCGCGCTTTGCGCCCGTTTCCCGATTTACGGTTGATTTGACGCTCTAGCGCCCGTGCTCGGTGCCGGCCCACTCCCCCTCCCGGCCACCCAACGGCAGTATCATATGGGTGGCCGGGAAGGGGAGTGGGCCGGCACCGCACCCGTCAGGATTGAATAATGCGTTGCCCATTCTGCGCCCATGAGGCGAGCCAGGTGAAGGACAGCCGCCCGACCGAGGACGGCACGGCCATTCGCCGCCGCCGCCAGTGCGAGGGATGCGGCGCCCGCTTCACGACGTTCGAACGGATTCAGCTGCGCGACCTGGTCGTGCTGAAGTCCGAGGAGCGCCGCGAGCCGTTCGAGCGCGAAAAGCTGGTCCGCTCCATCTCGATCGCGTGCCGCAAGCGGCCGATCGACGGCACCCAGGTCGAACGGCTGGTCAGCTCGATCCAGCGTCAGCTGGAAACCCAGGGCGAGGGCGAAGTGACCTCGACCCGCATCGGCGAACTGGTGATGGAGGGGCTGAAGACGCTCGATTCCGTCGCCTATATCCGCTTTGCCAGCGTCTATAAGGATTTCCGCGAGGCCCGCGATTTCGAGGAATTTGCCGGTTCCGTGACCGAGGTGGGCAAGGCGTGAGCGATACCGTACCGCCCCCCGTCATCGTGCTGGTCCGCCCGCAACTGGGCGAGAATATCGGCAAGGCGGCCCGTGCGATGCTCAATTTCGGGCTGACCGAAATGCGGCTGGTCACGCCCCGCGACGGCTGGCCCAATCCGGCGGCCGGCCCTGCGGCATCGGGCGCGGACATCGTGCTGGAACAGGCGCGGGTGTTCGACAGCGTGGCCGATGCGGTGGCCGATTGCGCCCATGTCTATGCCACCACGGTGCGCAAGCGCGGCGTGACCAAGCCGGTGGTGACGCCGGAACAGGCGGCGCGCGCGATCCATGCCGGGCCGGGGCGCTCGGCCTATCTGTTCGGGCCGGAACGATCCGGGCTGGAAACCGACGATGTGGCGCTGGCCCGCACCATCCTGACCGTGCCGATCAATCCGCAGTTCGGTTCGCTCAACCTCGCTCAGGCGGTGATCCTGTGCGCCTATGAATGGTCAAAGGGCGTGGCGCTGGCTCAGCCGACGGCGACCGACCTTGATCCCCCCGCGCCGCAGGGCGAGCTGGAAGGGCTGATCGAACAGCTTGAGGGGATGCTGATGCCGGCGGGCTATTTCCATCCGCCGGAGCGGACGGACGTGACCCGGCGGACCTTGCGCGGCCTGCTGACCAAACCGGCGTGGAATGCGATGGAGGTGCGGACGATGCGCGGCGTGCTCAGCACGCTGGCCCGCCCGCGTCAGCGTTAGGAACGGCTGGCGTCAAACCGCTCCAGCTCGTGCGCGATCGAGCTTTCGACCAGCGTTTCCCACAGCGCGGCGATCCGGTCGGCCGGCGCGCCCAGCCGCTCCGCCTCGGCCCGCGCATTGGCGATAACCGCGGCCTTGCGCGTCTCGTCCCGCACCATGGCCCGCTCCGGCTTGATCCGTGCGGCCGCGTCCATATAGCCGAACCGGGTGGCCAGCATGGCGACCAGCTGACGGTCAAGCGCGTCCACGCCGGCGCGGACCTCTGCCATAGTGGTGCATCGGGTGGGGGACAGCGGCTCGCTCATGGAATCGCGGTTAGGCGGGCCGGGCGCGCCTGTCCAGCTTGACTCCGGACGACCCGGCGGCTAACCGCGCGCCTTCGCAATCGGCCCCGTATCCCCGGTGAAGCGGTGGCCCTGCTCTGGCTTGTCCGGAAACAGGCGAAGACCGGGATTGCGGCGGGCGCCCATGGGCACCTGCCAACGTCGTTCGAAGTTGCAAAGGATTTGATATGTCGAAGCGCCAGAGCGCCAAGTACAAGCTCGACCGCCGGATGGGCGAAAACATCTGGGGTCGTCCGAAGAGCCCGGTGAACAAGCGGGAATACGGCCCCGGTCAGCACGGCCAGCGTCGCAAGGGCAAGATGTCGGATTTCGGCATCCAGCTGCGCGCCAAGCAGAAGCTGAAGGGCTATTATGGCGACATCACCGAAAAGCAGTTCAAGCGCACCTATGAGGAAGCGTCGCGGCTGAAGGGCGATACCGGCCAGAACCTGATCGGCCTGCTGGAACAGCGTCTGGACATGATCGTGTACCGCGCCAAGTTCGCGCCGACGATCTTCGCCGCGCGTCAGCTGGTCAGCCACGGCCATGTCCGCGTCAACGGCGTGAAGTGCAACATCGCCTCGCGCCGCGTGAAGCCGGGTGAGGAAATCACGCTGGGCAGCAAGGCCAAGGAAATGGCCCTGGTGCTGGAAGCGCAGGGCCTGGCCGAGCGCGACATTCCCGATTACGTCGCCCCGGATGGCAATGCCAAGGTCACCTTCACCCGCGTCCCGACGCTGGATGAAGTGCCCTATCCGGTGAAGATGGAACCGAACCTGGTCGTCGAATTCTATTCGCGCTGATCGGATCGGCCGGTTCTTCCGGCTGAACGGAAAAACGGGGGGCGGTTCCACGCGGACCGCCCCCTTTTTCGTGGGTCAGCGCCCCCGCGCCATCAGCGGAGCCGCCCCGCCGTGTACAGGCCGCGGCATCGCGTCCGGCAGCGGATTGCCGGCCGTCCGCTCGGCGATCAGCGCCCGTGCACGGGGGATGGCATCGCCCAGCTGGTCCAGCACCGCCGCCTCGCGCGCGCGCCGCATGGCATCGTCGAAACGGACGCCATCCTTTTTCGAATAGGTCGAAAACAGCGGCCCCTCGGCAATCGCCCGCCCCTGACCGGCCATCCAGTCAAGACCAAGCCGATCGGCCAGCGCATCCAGCGTTGCGCCGGGCTGGGCCGTCAGCGACCCCGCATCCAGCGACCAGCTTGCCGGATAGCGATCCATGGCGGCGATGAAACGGCGCGTCTGTGCCAGCCACAGGATCGCCGCACGGCCGACCGGATCCAGGCCGCCCAATGGCCCCGCGCTGGCTTCGATCGCCGGTTTCAGCTCTTCGGTGATCCTGCCCACCCATTGCCGGTGCCCGTCGCTGCGCAGGACCGCCGCCAGATAGGGTTCAAGCGGGAAATAGAGAAACACCGCCTGGCTGCCCGCACTGTCTAGCAATGGATCGATCGCGAAGTTGACGGGCACATTCGCCTTGATGATCGTGGGCCAGTCGGGCCGATAGCGTCGGCTGGCGAGTGCGGCGGCGATGCGATACAGGGCGGCTAGCGGTCGTGGATCGGCCGGCCGCTGGGCAAGGGCCGCCGCAATCTGGCGCAGCGGCACGGGCTCGCGCAGCACCAGCGGACCGTCGGGCCGGTCCAGCGCCCGAGCCAGCAACGTCGATCCGCAATGCGCCATGTGAAAAATCCACGTGGCGGGCAGGGGGGATGCCGAAGCCATCTGTCCCAGTGCCGACAGCGGTACACGCACATTGTCCTGCGCGGCGCGGACGATCCGCTGATCCAGAAAGATCGATTCCGCATAATGGGTGCGGGACATCCGGGCGAACAGCATGTCGGAACCGTCAATGGCATGGCCATGATGGTCCGGGCTGGCAAGCAGCTGGTCCAAGGGAACCGGGCTGACGGCGGTCATGGATGCTTCCTTCCGCATGCGGATCGCGCCTATAGGGGCGGGGTGAGCGAGCAATAGCATGGCATTTCTGACACGCCCATCATCCTATGATCCGCTGGCCGTCATCCATGCCGGCGACGATGCGTCGTTCGATGCGCTTGACCGCGAATGGGTGGCGGGCCTGTACCGCGATCACGGCGCCTTGCTGTTTCGCGGATTTCCAGCCGATCTGGACGGGTTTCATCGGTTTGCCGCGCGCTTCTGTTCGACCTCCGTCTTCAACGAAAGCCCGGACCGGCTGCTGCTGCGCGCCGAACCGAATATTCAGACGGTGAACGGCGGCGGCGATCCGTTTCCGCTGCATCCCGAATTGTCGCGTGAGCCCTGGAAACCCGATTGCTGTTTCTTTCACTGCCTGGTGCCGGCGGGGCAGGGCGGCATGACCACGATTTGCGATGGCGTGGCGCTTGTCCGTGCATTGCCGGCCGATCTGGTAGAGACGCTGGCCCGGCGGCGGCTTGTCCATATCCGCCCGGCAAATCCGGCGGTGCTGCGCTACTGGCTGGGCAGCGAGGATCCTGCGGACGCGCTGCTGGAATCGCCGCCGGTTCACGTTCCCTATCGCTTTCGGCGGACGCCGCACGGCATTGTGCAGATCTTCATTCGCCCCGTGCTGCATCGCCCGATGTTCACCGATGCGCTGGCGTTCGGCAATTTCCTGCTGTTCGCGCGCGATTATCTGATGCTCGACCGGTTTCCCCTGCTGGACGATGGCACGCCGTTTCCCGATGCCTGGCTGAACATCATCCGCGCAGCGGCGGAGCGGCTGACCGTCGCTGTCGCCTGGCAGGCGGGCGACCTGCTGATGCTGGACAACAGCCGCTTCATGCACGGACGCACTGCGATCGCCGATCCGGAGCATCGCCTGATCGCCAGCTTTTTCGGGTATCTGGACGATGCGCCCGTCGAACCATGGGAACGCGATCACGCCCCCTGGCGACGGGCTCATTTCCGCCCTCCGCATGCCGGGCCTGCGCAAGGGCCCGGCGTATAGGGCGCGGCTATCGCGCCAGCGTCCGCGTCAGGAACGCATCGGTGCGGGCAAGCATGTCGCTGCGCACGGCCGAATCCGACAGGGAATGGGCAATGCCGGGATAAACGATCAGGTCCACCGGCTTGCCTGATTTAGTCAGCGCCTGTTGCATGGCGCGCGACTGCGCCACGCCGACATTGATGTCGATATCCCCATGGAACATCAGCACCGGTGCCTTGAACTTGTCGGCAAAGCGGGTGGGCGATCCCGCAACCAGATTGGGCCCTTCGCCGATATAGGCCTGAGCGAGGCGCGTGTTGGTAAATCCCTTTTGCTCGTTGCGCAGCATCTCCAGATCGGTGACCGGGGCGATGGCGACGGCGGCCTTGAACAGGTCGGGGTCCAGCACGTTCGACTGGAGCGCCGCATAGCCGCCATAGGACCAGCCGACGATCGCCAGCTTGTCCGGATCGGCA encodes the following:
- the glyA gene encoding serine hydroxymethyltransferase → MSTQPQTLSPRSLADVQPDGFFTRSLSDADAEVFAGVADELEREQTQIELIASENIVSRAVMEAQGSVFTNKYAEGYPGKRYYQGCHPSDTVETLAIERAKALFGCGFANVQPHSGAQANGAVMLALVKPGDTILGMSLDAGGHLTHGAKAAMSGKWFNAVQYGVDPVTHLIDYDAVEALAVEHQPKLIIAGGSAYPRVIDFARFRAIADKVGAFFMVDMAHFSGIVAAGQHPSPFPHAHVATTTTHKTLRGPRGGMILTNDEALAKKFNSAVFPGMQGGPLMHVIAAKAVAFGEALQPDYKTYIRAVVENAKVLAATLKERGADVIAGGTDTHLALIDLRPLGVTGKDADEALERAGITCNKNGIPNDPLPPAKTSGIRVGTPAGTTRGFGVAEFREIGHMVADVLDGLKNKGEGGDPAVEADVRARVRALCARFPIYG
- the nrdR gene encoding transcriptional regulator NrdR: MRCPFCAHEASQVKDSRPTEDGTAIRRRRQCEGCGARFTTFERIQLRDLVVLKSEERREPFEREKLVRSISIACRKRPIDGTQVERLVSSIQRQLETQGEGEVTSTRIGELVMEGLKTLDSVAYIRFASVYKDFREARDFEEFAGSVTEVGKA
- a CDS encoding RNA methyltransferase encodes the protein MSDTVPPPVIVLVRPQLGENIGKAARAMLNFGLTEMRLVTPRDGWPNPAAGPAASGADIVLEQARVFDSVADAVADCAHVYATTVRKRGVTKPVVTPEQAARAIHAGPGRSAYLFGPERSGLETDDVALARTILTVPINPQFGSLNLAQAVILCAYEWSKGVALAQPTATDLDPPAPQGELEGLIEQLEGMLMPAGYFHPPERTDVTRRTLRGLLTKPAWNAMEVRTMRGVLSTLARPRQR
- a CDS encoding chorismate mutase; the protein is MSEPLSPTRCTTMAEVRAGVDALDRQLVAMLATRFGYMDAAARIKPERAMVRDETRKAAVIANARAEAERLGAPADRIAALWETLVESSIAHELERFDASRS
- the rpsD gene encoding 30S ribosomal protein S4, with protein sequence MSKRQSAKYKLDRRMGENIWGRPKSPVNKREYGPGQHGQRRKGKMSDFGIQLRAKQKLKGYYGDITEKQFKRTYEEASRLKGDTGQNLIGLLEQRLDMIVYRAKFAPTIFAARQLVSHGHVRVNGVKCNIASRRVKPGEEITLGSKAKEMALVLEAQGLAERDIPDYVAPDGNAKVTFTRVPTLDEVPYPVKMEPNLVVEFYSR
- a CDS encoding TauD/TfdA family dioxygenase, producing MAFLTRPSSYDPLAVIHAGDDASFDALDREWVAGLYRDHGALLFRGFPADLDGFHRFAARFCSTSVFNESPDRLLLRAEPNIQTVNGGGDPFPLHPELSREPWKPDCCFFHCLVPAGQGGMTTICDGVALVRALPADLVETLARRRLVHIRPANPAVLRYWLGSEDPADALLESPPVHVPYRFRRTPHGIVQIFIRPVLHRPMFTDALAFGNFLLFARDYLMLDRFPLLDDGTPFPDAWLNIIRAAAERLTVAVAWQAGDLLMLDNSRFMHGRTAIADPEHRLIASFFGYLDDAPVEPWERDHAPWRRAHFRPPHAGPAQGPGV